In Leptospiraceae bacterium, one DNA window encodes the following:
- a CDS encoding transposase, with translation MNAYPEHYEAKFGKIDEWKISEAKKLLTCGQFGRGFQWHECESCKVVLAVPFSCKSRLCLSCYHKRVFGWSIHLSKVLNPALMHFHVVFTMPGQLADLLFARRINPRFLNLLAARVYTKRQRATADVDESFKPGILSTVHLAGNSLNFNPHVHAIATRDLVNPKTGEIREVSFMPYQTIRYDWQRAVCRFLRRRKMLSKEEYDFFLKKYAKGFHVYFQRIAGETSDVIFKTAQYIAFGLFHNSQIENVDHEKSTLRFRFKSHVDAQSREKTFSSLVMPIQEFMARMLFFLPDRHEKSIRYYGIYVRPAKTAAVKQAEKLCLWAEGIKSSFDKPNPTACPLCQKNMRTFTIFARDALRFEKRLRSKYFLADGYFFLKSTRAPPERP, from the coding sequence TCAGCGAAGCGAAGAAACTCTTAACCTGTGGCCAATTTGGGAGAGGCTTTCAATGGCATGAATGTGAATCATGTAAAGTGGTCTTGGCGGTACCTTTTTCATGCAAAAGCCGCCTTTGCCTGTCCTGTTACCATAAACGCGTATTCGGTTGGTCGATTCATTTATCAAAGGTGCTGAATCCGGCGTTAATGCACTTTCACGTGGTCTTTACCATGCCCGGTCAGCTGGCGGATTTACTTTTTGCGCGAAGAATCAACCCGCGGTTTTTGAATCTTCTCGCCGCAAGAGTTTACACGAAACGGCAACGCGCTACCGCAGACGTCGACGAATCTTTTAAACCGGGAATCTTGAGCACAGTTCATCTGGCCGGCAACAGCTTGAACTTTAACCCGCACGTTCATGCCATCGCCACGCGCGATCTCGTAAACCCCAAGACCGGAGAGATTAGAGAAGTGAGTTTTATGCCCTACCAGACGATACGTTACGATTGGCAAAGAGCAGTTTGCCGCTTTTTGCGACGGCGAAAGATGCTGTCGAAAGAGGAATATGATTTTTTCTTGAAAAAGTACGCGAAGGGATTTCACGTGTATTTTCAGAGGATCGCCGGAGAAACGAGCGACGTGATTTTCAAGACCGCACAATATATCGCCTTCGGTCTTTTTCACAACAGCCAGATTGAAAACGTCGATCACGAAAAAAGCACACTGAGGTTTAGATTCAAGAGCCACGTAGACGCGCAAAGCCGGGAGAAAACATTCAGCTCGTTGGTGATGCCGATTCAGGAGTTCATGGCTCGCATGCTCTTTTTCTTGCCTGATAGACATGAAAAATCTATACGCTACTACGGCATCTATGTGCGGCCGGCAAAAACTGCCGCTGTCAAACAGGCTGAAAAACTCTGCCTGTGGGCAGAGGGTATAAAGTCTTCCTTTGACAAACCGAACCCAACGGCATGCCCCCTGTGTCAGAAAAACATGCGAACATTTACAATTTTTGCGCGAGACGCGCTTCGCTTCGAGAAGCGCCTTCGCAGCAAATACTTCCTTGCCGACGGTTATTTTTTCCTAAAATCGACCAGAGCACCGCCTGAAAGGCCATAA